Sequence from the Curtobacterium sp. MCLR17_007 genome:
CCTCGGCGGAGCGGATCGACCACGTGAAGGCGGTCTCCGTCGGCGCGGGCGGCCGCAGGTGGCGCGGCAAGATCCGACGCTGGCGGTATTCCTCCTCGAGCACGGTGTCGAGCCTACGGTGTGCGCTGGTCAGGCGTCGGTCGGGAGCGACCAGTCGACCGGCTCGGCGCCCTGCGCCACGAGGAGTTCGTTGACCCGCGAGAACGGCCGGCTGCCGAAGAACCCGCGGGAGGCGCTGAGCGGACTCGGGTGCGCCGAGGCGACCACCGGGGTGTCCCCGAGGAACGGCTCCACCGACTTCGCCTGCGCTCCCCAGAGCACGGCGACGAGCGGCTGCTCACGTGCCACGAGCGCCCGGACGGCCTGCTCGGTGACCCGCTCCCAGCCCTTGCCGCGGTGGCTGCCGGCGTCACCCGGCGTGACGGTGAGCACCCGGTTCAGCAGCATCACCCCGCGGGACGACCAGGTCCGCAGGTCGCCGTGTGCGGGCGGGGTCACCCCGAGGTCGTCGTGGAGCTCGC
This genomic interval carries:
- a CDS encoding uracil-DNA glycosylase; the protein is MQPKPLADLVDPGWAEALAPVEDDVHRLGEWLREETAAGRPYLPAGAAVLSAFTYPFDQVKVLVIGQDPYPTPGHPIGLSFAVDPGVRPVPRSLANIYRELHDDLGVTPPAHGDLRTWSSRGVMLLNRVLTVTPGDAGSHRGKGWERVTEQAVRALVAREQPLVAVLWGAQAKSVEPFLGDTPVVASAHPSPLSASRGFFGSRPFSRVNELLVAQGAEPVDWSLPTDA